Below is a genomic region from Salinirussus salinus.
GTCAAGGCGGCTCTGGAGGCCGACGGCCGCGGCTACAACGAGTTCGACCGCGGCATCTTTCACTCCCTCTATACCCGGGACAACGACGGGCTGATCATCGAACTCGCGGCCGACAAGTACGAGATCCCCGAGGACCGCCGCGCGGACGTGCTCGTCGCCGCCCAGCGCCACCGCGAGCAGGCGGGTGCCGAGTACGCCAAGGAGGAACACATGGAGGCCGCTCTGGAGGAACTGGGTATCGAGGTCGACCCCCACGACCTCTCGGAGGCCGCAAGCGGCGTCGGCGGCGTCGAGTGAGGCGGCTACGGAGGCGGTTCAGACGTAGCCCCGGGCGTGGTCCCGGCCCGCAGTTCGTCGTCTGTCGATCGGGATTTCGATGTACTTTTTGCCAATTCGTCCCTCGCGGCAGGCATGACACGCGGGCCGCGAGCCCAGCTGGCCGAGAAGATCGCCGGCGAGGTGACGCTGAGCGAGGAGCCCGGCGCGACCCTGCGGAAGTGGCGCACCGACTTCGAGGTCGCCCAGACCGACCTCGCCGAGGAACTCGACGTCTCTCCCTCGGTCGTGTCGGACTACGAGAGCGGCCGCCGGGAGAACCCCGGGATCGGGGTCGTCCGGCGGATGGTCGACGCCGTGCTGGACATCGACGAGCGCCGCGGCGGCTCGAAGATCCGCCAGCACGCCCGCGTCCTCTCGGCGGGCTTCGACAGCGACGTGGTCCACGACCTCCGGGAATACCCCGCGAACGTCCCGCTGGAGCGGTTCTACAGGGCCATCGGCGCGACCGAACTGGTCCGCGGGGACCGCGATACAGTCGCCGGACACACCGTCATCGACTCCGTCCGGGCAATCCAGCGCCTCTCCAGCGACGAGTTCTACCAGCTGTACGGACAGAGCACCAACCGCGCGCTCGTGTTCACCGGGATCACCCGCGGGGAGTCGCCGCTGGTCGCCCTGCGCGTGGTGACGCCGACGCCCAACGCGGTCGTCCTCCACGGGCTCGACGAGACTGAAGTCTGGGAGCACGCGGCCGAGTTGGCCCGGATCGACGGCTACTCGCTTGCGGCGACGACGCTGTCGCTCGAGGGGATGCTCGACGGGCTCGGAGACCTTCCCTGAGAAACGTCCGACGCGGGTCAGCGTACCGGCGGGCGGCCGACGGCGCTACTCGACGTAGGTGTACTTGCGCTCGCCCATCCGTCCCCAGCCGTCGAAGACGAACTCCTCCTCGGGCGTGGTCAGGGGCTCCATGTCGGTCTCCTCGTCGCGGTTGTGGACGTCGTGGATCGCCTCGTACTCCTCGAAGGTGATCGGCGTCCGGTCGGCGACCCGGTCCATGATGTCGATGGCACCGACCTCCTCGCGCCAGCCCTCCTGGACAGTTTCGGCGTGGATCTCCGCCTGCGCGCCGCTCCCGTAGGAGGCCACCAGCAGCCGCTTCCCGGTCAGGTCCATTCCCTCCTCGGCGGCGTACAGCAGCCCCGAAACCCGGGCGAGGTGGACTGACCCGGTGTACCAGTTGCCGACCTCACGGGAGACCGTGAGGGTCGGCTCGATGGTGCGAGCGTACCAGTCCCGGTAGTGGTCGGTCTCGGCCAGCGCGTCGGTGTACTCCGTGACCGCCTCCAGGTACGCTTCGTCGTCGTCGAAGGCCTCCCGCCGGGGCTGGCGGCCGATCTCCTCGACGAGCTCTTCCTCGACATCCGTGCCGCGGATCGCGTGGCGATAGCCCAGCACGGCAGCCTTGCTGACCATCCCCGGGAACGGCGTGTGGAACGGGGCGAACGCGAAGTTGTCGGGGTGGGTGTCCCCGCCGGCACTCTCGAAGTCCTCCAGGGCCTCCCGCATGCGGGCGAGGTACACCTGGACCGAGCGTTTGCCGTCGACGCTGGGGAACTGCTGGTCGGGCTTAAGGAAGTCCGTCTCGTCGGCGCTGCCGTAGCCCTGCTCGACGGAGAAGGCGGCCACGTCGGGGTCC
It encodes:
- a CDS encoding helix-turn-helix domain-containing protein, translated to MTRGPRAQLAEKIAGEVTLSEEPGATLRKWRTDFEVAQTDLAEELDVSPSVVSDYESGRRENPGIGVVRRMVDAVLDIDERRGGSKIRQHARVLSAGFDSDVVHDLREYPANVPLERFYRAIGATELVRGDRDTVAGHTVIDSVRAIQRLSSDEFYQLYGQSTNRALVFTGITRGESPLVALRVVTPTPNAVVLHGLDETEVWEHAAELARIDGYSLAATTLSLEGMLDGLGDLP
- the hmgB gene encoding hydroxymethylglutaryl-CoA synthase; amino-acid sequence: MTEVGIDGIEVRTGKLKLDLAEEFAPAQGDDPEKYTKGLGLNASSFPDVYEDIVTMGANAAYRLMERKGLEPEDIGRIDVATESAFDHSKPVSTYIAGCLEQRYPGTFHHANKGERKFACISGTQALDDAFNWIRAGRNRGRAGLVIATDTALYERDDPGEATQGAGAVAMLVDEDPDVAAFSVEQGYGSADETDFLKPDQQFPSVDGKRSVQVYLARMREALEDFESAGGDTHPDNFAFAPFHTPFPGMVSKAAVLGYRHAIRGTDVEEELVEEIGRQPRREAFDDDEAYLEAVTEYTDALAETDHYRDWYARTIEPTLTVSREVGNWYTGSVHLARVSGLLYAAEEGMDLTGKRLLVASYGSGAQAEIHAETVQEGWREEVGAIDIMDRVADRTPITFEEYEAIHDVHNRDEETDMEPLTTPEEEFVFDGWGRMGERKYTYVE